One genomic segment of Erysipelotrichaceae bacterium 66202529 includes these proteins:
- a CDS encoding aminotransferase class I/II-fold pyridoxal phosphate-dependent enzyme — MSFVKENVNKTPIEDTVFAIVKKAKEAKAAIGAEHVVDATIGSLYNEEGTIVAFDSVFTPYNEIAKETKAAYAASFVGNDSFRKQVYEWIVGGTGSTLAHSVIATPGGTGAVAITLQEILDEGETVILPEIAWGSYKLMATMDNLNVKSYTLFEGDHFNLTSLKETCREVMKTQKKLLLVINDPCHNPTGYSMSIEEWKEVVEFLNECSREVPVVLLNDIAYIDFSYDLEHCRDYIKTFNGFTENVMAVIAFSCSKALTSYGLRCGAAILMAQAEAAVRDVEIVFEKAARATWSNIPNAAMENFTYVTTTNYDAYMKEKAMYVDLLKQRSEIFTSEADACGLVYYPYKEGFFVTVKIEDNDLRDTFHELLMKQHIYTVKVNKGIRVAVCSLSTEKCKGLAKRMKDILDTCK, encoded by the coding sequence ATGAGTTTTGTTAAAGAGAATGTCAATAAGACGCCAATCGAGGATACTGTATTTGCTATCGTAAAAAAAGCAAAGGAGGCGAAGGCTGCCATCGGTGCTGAGCATGTCGTTGATGCAACCATTGGTTCTTTATATAATGAGGAGGGCACAATCGTAGCCTTTGATAGTGTTTTTACACCTTATAATGAAATTGCAAAGGAAACAAAAGCAGCATATGCTGCCAGCTTTGTTGGAAATGATTCCTTCCGGAAGCAGGTTTATGAGTGGATTGTTGGTGGAACCGGCTCTACACTGGCTCACAGTGTGATTGCGACACCGGGAGGTACCGGAGCTGTTGCTATTACATTGCAGGAAATTTTGGATGAGGGAGAAACAGTAATTCTTCCGGAAATTGCATGGGGAAGCTATAAGCTGATGGCTACCATGGATAACCTGAACGTGAAAAGCTATACTTTATTTGAAGGAGATCATTTCAACTTAACTTCTTTAAAGGAGACATGCCGTGAGGTTATGAAAACGCAGAAAAAGCTGCTTCTCGTAATCAATGACCCATGCCATAATCCAACCGGCTATTCTATGAGTATTGAGGAATGGAAGGAGGTTGTGGAATTTCTGAATGAATGCAGCAGAGAAGTACCGGTTGTATTACTGAATGATATTGCATATATTGATTTCTCTTATGATCTGGAGCATTGCCGCGATTATATTAAGACATTCAATGGTTTTACTGAGAATGTTATGGCAGTGATTGCCTTCAGCTGCAGTAAGGCATTGACCTCTTACGGGTTACGATGCGGAGCAGCTATTCTGATGGCGCAGGCAGAAGCAGCTGTTCGTGATGTGGAAATCGTATTTGAAAAAGCGGCAAGAGCTACCTGGAGCAATATACCAAATGCTGCCATGGAAAACTTCACGTATGTCACCACGACAAATTATGATGCGTATATGAAGGAAAAAGCAATGTATGTTGATTTACTGAAGCAGAGAAGTGAAATCTTCACATCGGAGGCAGATGCCTGCGGACTCGTCTATTATCCTTATAAAGAAGGCTTCTTTGTAACTGTAAAAATAGAAGATAATGATTTGCGGGATACCTTCCACGAATTGCTAATGAAACAGCATATTTATACAGTGAAGGTAAATAAAGGTATTCGTGTTGCGGTATGCTCATTGAGTACAGAGAAATGCAAGGGTCTTGCAAAGCGTATGAAGGATATACTGGATACGTGTAAATAA
- a CDS encoding SIS domain-containing protein, with translation MEKAKVVMSMIIQNFSNYPNLKATEIEILQSIEEQILSQGDCTIREIAKINYVSTSTIFKLVKKLGYNGYSEMVFQIKNALASSNTESSTFSLKDIVRNYSDELMRNIVEYIMQSEDKRISSLGLGYSEIACDYITRKLSMLGFIAYNGAHLDVYDAGPLNKDAGLLIVISKSGETEDLLRNVDIARNSNIKTILFTTNPDSTLAKRSNLVLEISCNRHPLLFEADTFCALTILAFEYILQLYIEKKN, from the coding sequence ATGGAAAAAGCGAAAGTGGTGATGAGTATGATCATACAGAATTTCAGCAACTATCCGAATCTGAAGGCGACAGAGATTGAAATACTTCAATCGATAGAAGAGCAGATCCTTTCACAGGGAGACTGCACAATTCGTGAAATAGCGAAAATCAACTATGTGTCTACCTCGACGATTTTCAAGCTTGTTAAAAAGCTAGGATATAACGGATATAGTGAAATGGTGTTTCAAATCAAAAATGCTCTGGCTTCTTCCAATACAGAATCTTCTACGTTTTCTTTAAAAGATATTGTGCGTAATTACAGTGATGAGTTAATGCGGAATATAGTTGAATACATCATGCAGAGTGAGGATAAACGCATCAGCTCCCTCGGACTGGGTTACTCCGAAATTGCATGTGACTATATCACCCGTAAGCTTTCAATGCTTGGTTTCATCGCATATAATGGCGCACATCTGGATGTCTATGATGCAGGCCCTCTGAACAAAGACGCCGGTCTTCTCATCGTGATATCAAAAAGCGGAGAAACGGAAGATTTGCTTAGAAATGTTGATATCGCCCGAAATTCAAATATCAAAACAATCCTGTTTACAACCAATCCTGATAGCACGTTAGCAAAGAGAAGCAATCTCGTTTTGGAAATCAGCTGCAACCGACACCCTCTTTTATTTGAAGCGGACACGTTTTGCGCATTAACGATTCTAGCCTTTGAATATATTCTGCAGTTATATATCGAAAAAAAGAACTAG
- a CDS encoding PTS lactose/cellobiose transporter subunit IIA produces MEQSEAVCFQMIASIGEATACYMEALETAKNGDFVKAGLLIQQGEQNALSCHREHATLLSAMANHEKIEISLLLMHAEDQMMNGEMIKLMVKELIEVYQTIKA; encoded by the coding sequence ATGGAACAGAGTGAAGCTGTATGCTTTCAAATGATTGCCAGCATTGGTGAAGCTACAGCCTGTTATATGGAAGCTTTAGAAACGGCGAAAAACGGCGATTTTGTGAAAGCTGGATTGCTCATTCAACAGGGTGAACAAAATGCTTTGAGCTGCCATCGTGAACATGCTACACTACTAAGTGCTATGGCTAATCATGAGAAAATAGAAATATCTCTGTTACTGATGCATGCTGAAGACCAGATGATGAATGGTGAAATGATAAAGCTGATGGTGAAGGAATTGATAGAGGTATATCAAACAATCAAAGCCTGA
- a CDS encoding PTS sugar transporter subunit IIB, giving the protein MIHIGMFCFAGMSTSVLVSRMNEYAAKKGIACSIEAYPETEVANKAKDLDIVLIGPQIKYMRKRIEQICSPLNVKVMVVSNVDFGRMDAAHVLDEALKLIEAV; this is encoded by the coding sequence ATGATACATATTGGAATGTTTTGTTTTGCAGGAATGAGCACAAGTGTTCTGGTTAGCCGTATGAATGAGTATGCAGCTAAAAAAGGGATTGCATGTTCAATTGAAGCATATCCCGAAACTGAAGTTGCGAATAAAGCCAAGGATTTGGATATCGTTCTAATCGGTCCCCAGATCAAATATATGCGCAAGCGCATCGAACAGATTTGCAGCCCCTTAAATGTTAAGGTCATGGTTGTTTCCAATGTTGATTTTGGTCGTATGGATGCAGCGCATGTTCTTGATGAAGCTTTAAAGCTGATTGAGGCTGTATGA
- a CDS encoding AAA family ATPase, with protein sequence MKRSPIGIENFKAMIDEGYYYVDKTKCHNSFKGYLG encoded by the coding sequence ATGAAACGTTCGCCAATTGGTATTGAGAACTTCAAAGCTATGATAGATGAAGGCTATTATTATGTAGATAAAACAAAATGTCATAACAGCTTTAAAGGATATTTAGGCTGA
- the aroB gene encoding 3-dehydroquinate synthase: MKLHVDLKENGYDIIMEHGILYRLNDHIDLNRKVMIVTDSGVPEAYANIVREQCKKGYIHVIEQGEDSKDLSIFKEINENLLAHKFSRKDCVIALGGGVVGDLAGYVAASYMRGIDFIQIPTTTLSQIDSSIGGKVAINLDEVKNIVGAFYQPKIVFIDPETLQTLPKRHYINGLIEALKAGLIYDASLFELFEQGDINEDLDTIIVKALKVKKDVVEQDEREQGLRKILNFGHTIGHAIESYYHLSEYLHGECVALGMLYFIDNEQLKQRVLHVYKRLGIRTQVDFDPEAVYQLLCRDKKADGDYVTIVRVRELGAAELVETPLSEVHDILKGTAV, from the coding sequence ATGAAATTACACGTTGATTTAAAGGAGAACGGTTACGATATTATTATGGAACACGGCATTTTGTATCGGTTGAATGATCATATTGATCTTAACCGCAAGGTTATGATCGTTACAGACAGCGGGGTTCCGGAGGCTTATGCGAATATTGTCCGGGAACAGTGCAAAAAAGGGTATATTCATGTGATTGAACAGGGCGAAGATTCTAAGGATCTTTCTATATTTAAAGAAATCAATGAAAATCTGCTCGCACATAAATTTTCAAGAAAGGATTGTGTTATCGCTCTTGGAGGCGGTGTTGTCGGCGATCTTGCAGGATATGTGGCAGCCTCCTATATGCGTGGTATTGATTTTATTCAGATACCAACAACAACACTATCTCAAATCGACTCCAGCATCGGCGGCAAGGTTGCAATCAATCTGGATGAGGTCAAGAACATCGTCGGAGCCTTTTATCAGCCGAAAATTGTTTTTATCGATCCGGAAACATTACAGACGCTTCCCAAAAGACATTATATTAACGGACTGATTGAAGCCTTAAAAGCCGGACTGATCTATGATGCCTCCCTGTTTGAATTATTTGAACAAGGGGATATCAATGAAGACTTAGATACTATTATAGTAAAGGCTTTAAAGGTCAAAAAGGATGTTGTGGAACAGGATGAGCGTGAGCAGGGACTGCGTAAGATTTTAAACTTTGGACATACAATCGGACATGCCATTGAAAGCTATTACCACCTCAGTGAGTATCTGCATGGTGAATGTGTGGCATTGGGGATGTTATATTTTATTGATAATGAACAGCTGAAACAGCGAGTATTGCATGTTTATAAGCGTCTTGGCATTCGCACACAGGTTGACTTTGATCCGGAAGCTGTATATCAGCTTTTATGCAGGGATAAGAAAGCAGACGGCGACTATGTAACGATTGTCCG
- a CDS encoding bifunctional chorismate mutase/prephenate dehydratase: MSLLDDARKRINAIDADMARLFEERMQAVEDVIRYKQEHQMQVLDTSREQYVIEHNTSYIQQEAYRDSYIEFITDMLAISRKYQKSIINRDLVGYSGTEGAFSHIAAEKVFPDHRKKSYATFEDVFQAIEERDIVYGVIPFENSYTGEVGEVLDLLMRYDVYINDIYDLKISQNLLGIKGASLADIKQVYSKDQAIYQSKKFLEGRGYELIPYPNTALAAEYVAKQQDKTKAAIAAKENAELYGLDILAEDINTSEQNTTRFIIVSKKLIPHGNRFSLAFTTHHKAGALVHAMNIIAKYGFNMQSIKSRSIKERPWEYYFYVEIEGDLGEAREQHLIHELKEVCEEVKILGAYQNEERKQG, translated from the coding sequence ATGAGTTTACTAGATGATGCCCGAAAACGGATCAATGCTATCGATGCAGATATGGCAAGACTCTTTGAAGAACGCATGCAGGCAGTAGAGGATGTTATCCGTTATAAGCAGGAGCATCAGATGCAGGTTCTGGATACATCCAGAGAACAATATGTTATTGAACACAATACATCCTATATCCAACAGGAGGCATACAGAGACAGCTACATAGAATTTATTACAGATATGCTTGCTATTTCAAGAAAATATCAAAAATCTATTATCAATCGCGATCTGGTTGGCTATTCCGGGACAGAGGGTGCCTTTTCCCATATTGCTGCTGAGAAGGTGTTCCCAGATCATCGAAAAAAAAGCTATGCAACATTTGAAGATGTGTTTCAGGCAATAGAAGAACGCGATATCGTATATGGAGTCATTCCATTTGAAAATTCATATACTGGTGAAGTAGGTGAGGTTCTGGACTTACTGATGCGATATGATGTATACATCAATGATATTTATGATTTGAAGATTTCTCAAAACCTGTTAGGGATAAAGGGAGCTTCTCTTGCAGATATTAAACAGGTCTATTCAAAGGATCAGGCTATTTACCAGTCAAAAAAATTTCTTGAAGGCCGTGGCTATGAGCTGATTCCATATCCGAATACAGCACTTGCTGCAGAGTATGTCGCAAAGCAACAGGATAAAACCAAGGCAGCTATTGCTGCAAAAGAAAATGCAGAGCTGTATGGACTGGATATCCTTGCTGAGGATATCAATACAAGCGAGCAGAATACGACACGCTTTATTATTGTCAGTAAGAAGCTGATACCGCATGGAAACCGTTTCTCTCTAGCCTTTACCACACATCACAAAGCCGGAGCACTTGTTCATGCAATGAATATTATCGCAAAATACGGTTTTAATATGCAGAGCATTAAATCACGTTCCATTAAGGAGCGCCCGTGGGAATATTATTTCTATGTGGAAATCGAAGGGGATTTGGGTGAAGCGAGGGAACAGCATTTGATTCATGAATTAAAAGAGGTATGTGAAGAAGTAAAAATACTTGGTGCATACCAGAATGAAGAAAGAAAGCAGGGATAA
- a CDS encoding 6-phospho-alpha-glucosidase, protein MKRYSIVICGGGSTYTPDMLELLCFVQKDFPLKRVMIYDIDETRQKPIGEYGKILFREYYPEVTFDYTTDKAVAFTDIDFAFVQIRAGGIAMRSYDEKIPYRYNCIGQETCGAGGLSYGIRSVTQMIELIKDIRSYSPDSWIINYSNPAAIVAEATKRIFPNDRKLINICDMPTQIMDSYLPLVGKKRRDVDPVYYGLNHFGWFTHFIDKETGRDVLPEILNICKSEPQRVRNSLHAMYHSDKHWGGTFQEHLDFVLDYPYSLPSTYLLYYLYPDKCLKHYNEAYTRYDEVLSGRGENVKKYCEGIIKLGKMRGTQYDIGIHIDQNAVDVSQATSSTIAYNDVHATYLIELAISIIHNKNDICLVMVKNDGIIPNVDSEMMLEVGCRIGKEGIEPLHIGEIPAFEKGLMENQYACEKLLVDAIFEHDDQKLLQSFTINRLISDTDRAKHMIEDFKRVNKDFWPTFERSE, encoded by the coding sequence ATGAAAAGATATTCTATTGTTATTTGCGGGGGCGGCAGTACCTATACGCCGGATATGCTGGAGCTGTTATGCTTTGTACAAAAGGATTTTCCTTTAAAACGAGTAATGATTTACGATATAGATGAAACCCGTCAAAAACCAATAGGTGAATACGGAAAGATTTTATTCCGTGAATACTATCCTGAAGTAACATTTGATTATACTACGGATAAGGCCGTTGCATTTACAGATATTGACTTTGCTTTTGTTCAAATCCGTGCAGGCGGTATTGCTATGCGAAGCTATGATGAAAAAATTCCCTATCGCTATAACTGCATTGGACAGGAAACCTGTGGTGCAGGAGGACTTTCCTACGGTATCCGTTCTGTTACACAGATGATCGAGCTGATAAAGGATATACGTTCGTATTCACCAGACAGCTGGATTATCAATTACTCCAATCCTGCGGCAATCGTGGCAGAAGCAACGAAAAGAATATTTCCAAATGACCGTAAGCTGATCAATATTTGTGATATGCCGACACAGATTATGGATTCCTATCTGCCTCTTGTCGGAAAGAAAAGGCGTGATGTGGATCCAGTTTACTACGGTCTAAATCATTTTGGATGGTTTACGCATTTCATAGATAAGGAAACAGGCAGAGATGTGCTTCCTGAAATCCTGAATATCTGCAAGAGTGAACCGCAGCGTGTCCGTAATTCACTACATGCAATGTATCACAGCGATAAGCACTGGGGTGGAACCTTCCAGGAGCATCTGGATTTCGTTTTGGATTATCCTTATTCATTGCCAAGCACCTATTTACTATATTATCTGTATCCTGATAAGTGCCTAAAGCACTACAATGAAGCATATACACGCTATGATGAGGTGCTGAGCGGACGTGGGGAGAATGTAAAAAAATATTGTGAGGGGATTATTAAATTAGGAAAAATGCGTGGAACACAATATGATATCGGTATCCATATCGATCAAAATGCCGTTGATGTATCCCAGGCAACCTCTTCAACGATTGCCTATAACGATGTTCATGCAACCTATCTGATTGAGCTTGCAATTTCCATTATTCATAACAAGAATGATATTTGCCTTGTCATGGTAAAGAATGACGGTATTATTCCGAATGTGGACTCCGAGATGATGCTGGAGGTCGGCTGCCGCATTGGTAAAGAAGGAATTGAACCCTTACATATAGGTGAAATACCTGCTTTTGAGAAAGGTCTGATGGAAAATCAATATGCCTGTGAAAAGCTGCTTGTTGATGCAATTTTCGAGCATGACGATCAAAAGCTGCTTCAGTCCTTTACAATAAACCGTCTGATCAGTGATACAGATCGTGCAAAACATATGATTGAAGATTTCAAACGTGTAAATAAAGATTTCTGGCCAACATTTGAAAGGAGTGAATGA
- a CDS encoding DUF1848 family protein: MILFVSGRCDIPAFYSTWFFNRLQEGYVDVRNPFNSHQISRIYLNERNIDCILFCTKNPIPMMSRLDEITFPYQFQITLTPYHQDIEEHVPSKKEIINAIKDLSLRLGRERVIVRYDPILLTPKYTVEYHQRAFDKLISQLEGYVNTVIISFVDMYKNTAENQKRMQLQKMREQDMLEIGRALGTVAERYAVHIQTCAEDIDLSSFHIHKGLCMDRKVLEKLVQHSLDHIQGKSVRSTCGCMPSVDIGDYNCCPHGCRYCYANYNEKQIEERMKLHDPKSSVLLGHLNEEDHITIREDKRIRQISLL; this comes from the coding sequence ATGATATTATTTGTAAGTGGGCGCTGTGATATCCCGGCATTTTACAGTACATGGTTTTTTAACCGGCTTCAGGAAGGCTATGTCGATGTACGAAATCCGTTTAATTCTCATCAAATCAGCCGTATTTATCTGAATGAACGCAATATTGACTGTATCCTCTTTTGTACAAAGAATCCGATTCCTATGATGAGCAGACTTGACGAAATAACCTTTCCCTATCAGTTCCAGATTACACTGACTCCCTATCATCAGGATATAGAAGAACATGTACCATCAAAAAAGGAAATTATAAATGCGATAAAAGACTTGTCACTGCGGCTTGGAAGGGAGCGTGTAATCGTTCGGTATGACCCGATACTGCTTACCCCAAAATATACAGTGGAATACCATCAGCGAGCTTTTGATAAGCTGATCAGTCAGCTGGAAGGCTATGTGAATACTGTCATTATTTCTTTTGTGGATATGTATAAAAATACAGCAGAAAACCAGAAACGCATGCAGCTTCAGAAAATGAGAGAACAGGATATGCTGGAAATAGGCAGAGCCCTGGGAACTGTCGCTGAACGTTATGCTGTGCATATACAAACCTGCGCTGAGGATATTGACCTTTCCTCCTTTCATATTCACAAGGGTCTTTGTATGGATCGAAAGGTGCTTGAAAAACTGGTGCAGCATTCCTTGGATCATATTCAGGGAAAGAGCGTGCGTTCCACCTGTGGCTGTATGCCGTCTGTAGATATTGGTGATTATAACTGTTGTCCACATGGATGCCGGTATTGCTATGCGAATTATAATGAAAAGCAGATTGAAGAAAGAATGAAGCTGCATGATCCCAAGAGCAGTGTGCTGCTTGGACACCTGAACGAGGAAGACCACATCACAATAAGGGAAGATAAACGTATCCGTCAGATTTCACTGTTGTAA
- a CDS encoding AAA family ATPase, protein MNYRELRTNNYYTVDKTLMIQDFLERGSKVTLLTRPRRFGKTLNLSMLAEFFDITKESFEIFKNTKIMQTKYAAEMNQYPTIFISFLNAKGDENNVIKYIKEDLLREYERYSFICNRLKERQVRKYQRMINIFDNEKESLRNVNDAISFLVSCLEDYYQRKVMIFIDEYDTPFIEAHMNGFYNTLHVDLASLLRTVLKGNDSLQYGFLTGIQRVAKENVFSDLNNLKVFTIKDKEYAQYFGFTVDETKELLSYYHLEYTHAVKDMYNGYNIGGLEIFNPWSIINYADEKELKPYWVNTGSNIMIKKAMEHSGNIFREEFEALIQENMLVTQITMETSFYEQSNTSSLWGLFVNAGYLTINSVIDLENNEYSVRIPNKEVEKEFKDLTAFYLHLETNELSNLYRAIKTSNPNLFLECYKKLLMSPVSYHDLINENSYHMFLLGICLYIKNDYEIISNREEGNGRCDIILKAKTKELLSYVIEFKYINRKEYEKHPNILKSLAIQAIQQIEEHQYDIELTDEIIYIGLAHCRKHVEMFWKQGDNTLPVLV, encoded by the coding sequence ATGAATTATAGAGAATTGCGTACAAATAATTATTATACTGTTGATAAGACTCTTATGATTCAGGATTTTTTGGAAAGAGGATCCAAAGTTACCTTATTAACACGTCCTAGACGTTTTGGAAAAACTCTGAACCTTTCAATGCTAGCTGAATTTTTTGATATAACAAAAGAATCCTTTGAAATATTTAAAAACACAAAGATCATGCAAACGAAGTATGCTGCTGAAATGAATCAATATCCAACTATATTTATTTCTTTTCTAAACGCGAAAGGCGATGAGAATAATGTAATCAAATATATCAAAGAGGATCTGCTGCGTGAATATGAGCGCTATTCTTTTATCTGTAACAGATTGAAGGAACGTCAAGTTAGAAAATACCAAAGAATGATAAATATTTTTGATAATGAAAAAGAGTCTTTACGCAATGTTAATGACGCCATTTCTTTTTTAGTCTCTTGTCTGGAAGACTATTACCAAAGAAAAGTAATGATCTTTATAGATGAGTATGACACCCCTTTTATTGAAGCACATATGAATGGCTTTTATAATACCTTACATGTAGATTTAGCATCCTTATTGAGGACTGTTCTAAAAGGGAACGATTCCTTACAGTATGGTTTTCTCACCGGTATTCAAAGAGTTGCTAAAGAAAATGTCTTTTCTGACTTAAATAATCTCAAGGTATTTACAATAAAAGACAAAGAGTATGCACAGTATTTTGGTTTCACAGTTGATGAAACAAAAGAATTATTAAGTTATTATCATTTAGAATATACGCATGCTGTAAAAGATATGTATAATGGCTATAACATCGGAGGTTTAGAAATCTTCAATCCCTGGTCTATAATAAATTATGCGGATGAAAAAGAACTCAAACCTTATTGGGTTAATACAGGCTCCAACATAATGATAAAAAAGGCAATGGAACACTCTGGAAATATTTTCAGGGAAGAATTTGAAGCTTTAATACAGGAGAATATGCTTGTCACTCAAATAACTATGGAGACAAGTTTCTATGAACAATCAAATACAAGCAGTCTTTGGGGATTGTTTGTGAATGCAGGATATTTAACAATAAATTCTGTTATTGATTTAGAAAATAATGAGTATTCTGTACGTATACCAAATAAGGAAGTAGAAAAAGAATTTAAAGATCTTACTGCATTTTATTTACATTTAGAAACAAATGAATTATCCAATTTATATAGAGCAATTAAAACATCCAATCCGAATCTTTTCCTAGAGTGTTATAAAAAATTACTTATGTCCCCTGTTAGCTATCATGACCTTATAAATGAAAACAGTTATCACATGTTCCTACTGGGTATCTGTCTATACATTAAAAATGATTATGAAATCATTAGTAATCGTGAAGAAGGAAATGGTAGATGTGACATTATCTTAAAAGCTAAAACGAAGGAATTACTTTCTTATGTCATTGAATTCAAATATATAAATAGAAAAGAATATGAAAAGCATCCTAATATCTTAAAAAGCCTAGCAATACAAGCTATACAGCAAATCGAAGAACATCAATACGATATCGAGTTAACAGATGAGATTATATACATTGGCTTAGCACATTGCAGGAAGCATGTAGAAATGTTTTGGAAACAAGGAGATAATACGTTGCCTGTTCTCGTATAA
- a CDS encoding PTS sugar transporter subunit IIC encodes MILSKFLSSLEEKTMPIVEAVSNNRILMAVRDGLVLCMPLMIVGSIALVISDFPLPTFQNFMASLFGEDWSWWSGVISSSTTGLVAIFTTFGVGYSLAKSYDIDPLPVGMISVAAYFILLIQINEGSAFSAADFGAQGLFSGMITAILAAVIYVKILKMNLVIKMPPSVPASISRSFTALIPTAVILPLFLIIRYIFMLTPYDSANDFILHVLQIPLLGVGTSLIGTEITAGFFNTFFWIFGIHGTLIVQSVMQPIWDAAKYANLAAHQAGLAIPYIVTTEYLDHFVFLGGSGITLPLCFMLAFKSKSRQLKELGKLALVPSIFNINEPLIYGLPIVMNPILAIPFFITPMLSILPSYSAMAMGIVASPTGVAIPFTTPALIGGFLITGDIKVAILQLIILLMAGAIYFPFFKILDRKCVKDEQTLFEESDGTE; translated from the coding sequence ATGATCTTGTCAAAATTTCTAAGCTCACTTGAAGAAAAAACGATGCCGATTGTCGAAGCTGTTTCAAATAACAGGATACTAATGGCTGTACGAGATGGACTTGTATTATGTATGCCTTTAATGATTGTCGGTTCCATAGCTCTTGTTATCAGCGATTTCCCGCTTCCCACCTTTCAGAATTTTATGGCCTCCCTATTCGGGGAAGACTGGAGCTGGTGGAGCGGTGTTATTTCCAGCTCAACTACAGGACTGGTAGCCATATTTACAACCTTTGGAGTTGGCTACTCCCTGGCAAAAAGCTATGATATTGATCCATTGCCTGTGGGAATGATTAGTGTAGCTGCTTATTTCATACTTCTGATACAGATCAATGAGGGGAGCGCCTTCTCTGCTGCAGATTTTGGTGCACAGGGTCTGTTCAGCGGTATGATTACCGCAATCCTTGCGGCTGTAATCTATGTAAAAATATTAAAAATGAATCTGGTTATTAAAATGCCGCCAAGTGTACCGGCATCTATTTCCAGATCGTTTACTGCCTTGATTCCCACAGCTGTAATTCTTCCGCTGTTCCTGATAATCCGCTATATCTTTATGCTGACACCATATGACAGTGCAAATGATTTCATATTACATGTTTTACAGATTCCATTGCTTGGTGTTGGCACATCACTGATTGGTACCGAGATTACTGCAGGCTTCTTTAATACCTTTTTCTGGATTTTTGGAATACATGGAACGCTGATTGTACAATCCGTTATGCAGCCGATCTGGGATGCTGCCAAATATGCAAATTTAGCAGCACATCAGGCAGGACTGGCAATCCCTTATATCGTCACAACAGAATACCTGGATCACTTCGTATTTCTGGGTGGCTCCGGAATTACTCTTCCATTGTGTTTTATGCTCGCATTCAAGTCAAAATCCAGGCAGTTAAAGGAATTGGGAAAGCTTGCACTCGTTCCCAGCATCTTCAATATAAATGAACCTCTTATTTATGGTCTGCCTATTGTTATGAATCCGATACTTGCCATTCCGTTCTTTATTACACCAATGCTTTCTATCCTGCCTAGCTATAGTGCCATGGCAATGGGAATTGTGGCGTCTCCTACAGGGGTAGCGATTCCATTTACAACTCCGGCTCTAATTGGCGGCTTTCTGATAACCGGTGACATTAAGGTAGCCATATTACAGCTTATTATTCTGCTTATGGCTGGTGCAATATATTTTCCATTCTTTAAAATTCTTGATCGTAAATGCGTAAAAGACGAGCAGACGCTTTTTGAGGAATCCGATGGAACAGAGTGA
- the purE gene encoding 5-(carboxyamino)imidazole ribonucleotide mutase, with product MSEMKPVVSILMGSRSDLPTMENCFNQLKEFGIPFEAHALSAHRTPNEVIKLAEGAKDRGIKVIIAAAGGAAHLGGVIASSTTLPVIGVPIQTSALGGMDSLLSTVQMPGGIPVATVAIGKAGAKNAAILAAQMLALSDETMAQKMVEFKKSMAEKVIQDSVIEVE from the coding sequence ATGAGTGAAATGAAACCTGTCGTCAGTATTTTAATGGGAAGCCGTTCCGACTTGCCTACTATGGAGAACTGTTTCAACCAGTTAAAGGAATTTGGTATTCCGTTTGAAGCACACGCATTAAGCGCACACCGTACGCCGAATGAAGTTATCAAACTGGCAGAGGGTGCCAAGGATCGTGGTATCAAGGTTATTATCGCTGCTGCAGGCGGAGCTGCTCATTTGGGTGGCGTTATCGCGTCCAGTACAACGCTTCCTGTCATTGGAGTTCCTATTCAGACAAGTGCACTGGGCGGTATGGACTCTCTGCTGTCAACGGTACAGATGCCTGGCGGAATTCCGGTTGCTACCGTTGCGATTGGAAAAGCAGGCGCAAAAAATGCCGCAATTCTGGCAGCACAGATGCTTGCATTAAGTGATGAGACAATGGCTCAAAAAATGGTGGAATTTAAGAAATCTATGGCTGAAAAGGTCATTCAGGATTCTGTCATTGAAGTGGAATAG